The following are encoded together in the Candidatus Bandiella woodruffii genome:
- the sucD gene encoding succinate--CoA ligase subunit alpha: MSILVNSETKVICQGFTGSQGTFHSEQAMQYGTKMVGGVTPWKGGSNHLGLPVFNTVEEAVHKTKADASVIYVPPAFAADSIMEAIDAKLGLVVCITEGIPVLDMLRVKKALAGSKTRLIGPNCPGIITPGECKIGIMPGYIHRKGGVGIVSKSGTLTYEAVHQTTKLGLGQSTCIGIGGDPINGTSFIDAIDMLLHDDETSSIIMIGEIGGMAEIDAAEFVKGHKIKKPMVGFIAGVTAPPGERMGHAGAVISGEDDTAEAKIEAMKSAGITVSISPAEIGKTMYSMIF, encoded by the coding sequence ATGTCAATTTTAGTAAATTCTGAAACGAAAGTCATTTGTCAGGGCTTTACAGGTTCTCAAGGAACATTCCATTCAGAGCAGGCAATGCAGTATGGTACAAAAATGGTTGGTGGGGTAACACCATGGAAAGGTGGCTCTAATCATCTTGGTCTGCCGGTGTTTAATACCGTTGAAGAGGCTGTGCACAAAACAAAAGCCGATGCATCTGTTATATATGTACCTCCTGCATTCGCCGCAGATTCAATTATGGAAGCAATTGATGCAAAATTGGGGTTGGTTGTGTGTATTACAGAGGGTATACCTGTACTTGACATGTTGAGGGTAAAAAAAGCTTTGGCTGGCTCTAAAACAAGATTGATAGGACCTAATTGCCCCGGGATTATTACACCAGGTGAATGTAAAATAGGGATTATGCCAGGATATATCCACCGAAAAGGCGGCGTTGGTATAGTTTCTAAATCTGGCACATTAACTTACGAAGCCGTGCACCAAACGACAAAGTTAGGATTGGGGCAATCAACATGTATCGGAATTGGTGGAGATCCAATTAACGGCACAAGCTTTATAGATGCTATTGATATGTTGTTGCACGATGATGAAACTTCTTCAATTATTATGATTGGTGAGATAGGTGGCATGGCAGAAATTGATGCAGCAGAGTTTGTTAAAGGCCATAAAATAAAGAAGCCTATGGTTGGATTTATCGCAGGTGTAACAGCTCCTCCTGGGGAAAGAATGGGGCATGCAGGTGCGGTGATTTCAGGTGAAGATGATACTGCTGAGGCTAAGATTGAAGCAATGAAAAGCGCTGGGATAACCGTTTCCATATCCCCTGCTGAGATCGGAAAAACTATGTATTCCATGATTTTTTAG